From the genome of Bacteroides sp. MSB163, one region includes:
- the feoB gene encoding ferrous iron transport protein B has product MRLSELKTGEKGVIVKVLGHGGFRKRIVEMGFIKGKTVEVLLNAPLKDPIKYKVMGYEISLRRQEAGMIEILSEHEAKEQVTKPNYHPGMSEDIYPGEEELKRIALGKRRTINVALVGNPNCGKTSLFNIASGSHEHVGNYSGVTVDAKEGYFNFQGYHFRIVDLPGTYSLSAYSPEEMYVRHHIIDETPDIVINVVDSSNLERNLYLTTQLIDMNVRMVMALNMYDELEASGNTLDYMKLSELFGVPMVPTVSRTGKGIEDLFHVVISIYEGADFLDQKGKVRAEVLNDLREWHREYVPGYTGAAHKEEEVRHHGFYRHIHINHGPELERSIEEVKRVISENEGIRHKYSTRFLAIKLLENDTDLETLIKTLPNGKEIIDVRDQESRRIRDVLNEDCDQAITDAKYGFISGALKETFVDNHLDKEHTTRVIDSIVTHRVWGFPIFFLFMYLMFEGTFVLGEYPMMGIEWLVETLGNFIHANMADGPLKDLLVDGIVGGVGGVIVFLPNILILYFCISLMEDSGYMARAAFIMDKIMHKMGLHGKSFIPLIMGFGCNVPAIMASRTIENRKSRLITMLVNPLMSCSARLPIYLLLVGAFFPNNGSLILLLIYSIGILLAVLLARLFSRFLVKGDDTPFVMELPPYRLPTAKAIFRHTWEKGAQYLRKMGGIIMIASIVIWALGYYPDHDAYETVAEQQENSYIGQIGKAMEPVIEPLGFDWKLGIGILSGVGAKELVVSTLGVLYTNDAEADAVSLAERIPITPLVAFCYMVFVLIYFPCIATIVAIKQESGSWKWALFTAVYTTLLAWVMAFVIYRIGGLFV; this is encoded by the coding sequence ATGCGTTTATCCGAATTAAAAACTGGAGAAAAAGGTGTAATCGTTAAAGTACTGGGGCATGGCGGTTTCCGCAAACGAATTGTAGAAATGGGCTTTATTAAAGGCAAGACTGTAGAGGTTTTGCTGAATGCCCCGCTGAAAGATCCAATAAAATACAAAGTAATGGGGTATGAAATCTCTTTGCGCCGACAGGAGGCAGGGATGATTGAAATACTCAGCGAACATGAGGCGAAAGAGCAAGTGACAAAACCGAATTATCATCCGGGAATGAGTGAAGATATTTATCCGGGGGAAGAAGAACTGAAACGTATCGCTCTCGGTAAACGTCGTACCATTAATGTTGCATTAGTGGGTAATCCAAACTGTGGGAAAACTTCTCTGTTTAATATTGCTTCCGGTTCACACGAACACGTTGGTAACTACAGCGGGGTTACAGTGGATGCCAAGGAAGGCTACTTTAATTTTCAAGGTTATCATTTCCGCATAGTCGATTTGCCCGGTACATATTCGCTATCAGCATATAGTCCTGAAGAAATGTATGTCCGTCATCATATTATTGATGAAACACCGGACATTGTTATCAATGTGGTAGATTCGTCTAATCTGGAGCGTAATCTGTACCTCACTACCCAGTTGATTGACATGAACGTGCGTATGGTGATGGCTCTCAATATGTACGATGAACTGGAAGCCAGCGGCAACACGCTGGATTACATGAAACTGAGTGAACTCTTTGGTGTTCCTATGGTTCCTACCGTTTCGCGTACGGGCAAAGGCATCGAAGATCTTTTTCACGTTGTTATCAGTATTTACGAAGGTGCCGACTTCCTTGATCAGAAAGGCAAGGTCCGTGCAGAAGTATTGAATGACCTGCGTGAATGGCATCGGGAGTATGTGCCCGGCTATACCGGTGCGGCTCATAAAGAAGAAGAAGTACGTCATCATGGATTCTATCGTCATATTCACATTAACCACGGTCCTGAACTGGAACGCAGCATTGAAGAGGTGAAGCGGGTGATTAGTGAGAATGAGGGTATCCGTCATAAGTATTCTACCCGCTTTCTTGCCATCAAGCTTCTGGAGAATGATACGGATTTGGAAACGCTGATTAAAACTTTACCCAACGGCAAAGAAATCATAGATGTCCGTGATCAAGAAAGCCGCCGTATCCGAGACGTGCTGAATGAGGATTGCGATCAGGCTATCACCGATGCAAAATATGGTTTTATATCCGGTGCACTGAAAGAAACCTTTGTGGATAATCACTTGGATAAAGAACATACTACACGCGTGATAGATTCCATTGTAACACATCGTGTGTGGGGATTCCCCATTTTCTTCCTGTTCATGTATCTCATGTTCGAAGGGACGTTTGTGCTCGGCGAATACCCGATGATGGGTATCGAATGGCTGGTAGAAACCCTCGGCAACTTTATACATGCCAATATGGCGGACGGACCGTTGAAAGATCTATTGGTAGATGGTATTGTAGGTGGTGTTGGTGGTGTGATTGTCTTCCTGCCGAACATTCTTATTCTTTATTTTTGTATATCGTTGATGGAAGACTCCGGTTATATGGCGCGTGCTGCATTTATCATGGACAAGATTATGCATAAGATGGGGTTGCATGGTAAATCCTTCATTCCTCTGATTATGGGTTTCGGATGTAATGTACCTGCTATTATGGCTTCGCGCACTATTGAGAACCGTAAAAGCCGACTTATTACCATGCTCGTCAATCCGTTGATGTCATGTAGTGCCCGCCTGCCTATTTATTTGTTGCTGGTAGGTGCATTTTTCCCGAACAATGGTAGCTTGATACTGTTATTAATATATTCAATAGGTATCCTGTTGGCGGTATTGCTGGCGCGTTTATTCAGCCGTTTCCTGGTGAAGGGGGATGATACTCCGTTCGTAATGGAGCTTCCGCCTTACCGTTTACCGACAGCAAAAGCCATTTTCCGTCACACGTGGGAGAAGGGTGCACAATACCTTCGTAAAATGGGAGGTATTATCATGATAGCTTCCATCGTAATATGGGCATTGGGATATTATCCTGACCATGATGCGTATGAAACGGTTGCCGAACAGCAGGAGAATTCCTACATCGGACAGATAGGAAAGGCTATGGAGCCGGTGATTGAACCTTTGGGTTTTGACTGGAAACTTGGTATCGGTATACTTTCAGGTGTGGGTGCTAAGGAATTAGTAGTAAGTACATTGGGCGTGCTTTATACGAATGATGCTGAAGCGGATGCCGTAAGTCTTGCCGAACGTATTCCGATTACGCCATTGGTAGCTTTCTGCTATATGGTGTTTGTATTGATCTATTTCCCATGTATAGCTACGATTGTAGCAATCAAGCAAGAATCCGGTAGCTGGAAATGGGCATTATTTACGGCAGTGTATACCACGCTGCTTGCGTGGGTAATGGCATTTGTCATTTATAGAATAGGAGGATTATTTGTATGA
- a CDS encoding SLC13 family permease, protein MYITLIVLFLSAIFFMSGKVRSDLVALCALVLLIIFGILTPEEALTGFSNSVVIMMIGLFVVGGAIFQTGLAKMISSRILKLAGDSELKLFILIVLVTAFIGAFVSNTGTVALMLPIVVSMAMGTQINVSRLLMPLAFASSMGGMMTLIGTPPNLVIQEALTSAGYTPLTFFSFTPVGLVCVAVGLVVLIPLSKIFLTKKGDKDRKGKKNKSLKELAGEYQLFQNLCRVRVESRSPLTGKTIQELGIPQRYNVGIMEVRRQSSSSRRHFFKTMSQEMAAADTIIQENDILYVLGDFTNVERFAEENTLKLLDTHDAEGAVESKSDELEFTEIGIAEIVLMPASNLVNKPVKDSGFREKYGVNILGIQRKRQYILKNLKDEKMHSGDVLLVQGTWENIARLSEDPSDWVVLGQPLAEAAKVTLNHKAPVAAIIMLGMVVMMMFDFIPVVPVTAVMIAGLLMVLTGCFRNVEAAYKTINWESIVLIAAMLPMSLALEKTGASELVSQSLVNGLGSYGPYVLLAGIYFTTSLMTMFISNTATAVLLAPIALQSAIQLDLSPYPFLFAVTVAASMCFASPFSTPPNALVMPAGRYTFMDYVKVGLPLQIIMGIVMIFVLPLLFPF, encoded by the coding sequence ATGTATATTACTCTCATTGTTTTATTCCTTTCTGCGATATTCTTTATGAGTGGCAAAGTGCGTTCGGATTTGGTGGCGCTTTGTGCTTTGGTGTTACTAATTATATTCGGTATTCTAACTCCGGAGGAAGCATTGACCGGTTTCTCCAATTCCGTCGTGATCATGATGATAGGATTGTTCGTTGTGGGCGGTGCCATTTTTCAGACGGGTTTGGCAAAGATGATCAGTAGTCGTATCCTGAAGTTGGCCGGTGATAGCGAATTAAAGCTTTTCATTCTTATTGTACTGGTGACTGCCTTCATCGGCGCTTTTGTCAGCAATACCGGAACGGTAGCTTTGATGCTTCCTATTGTTGTCAGTATGGCTATGGGAACGCAGATCAATGTCAGTCGCCTGCTGATGCCGCTTGCATTTGCCAGTAGTATGGGAGGTATGATGACACTTATCGGTACACCGCCGAACCTTGTAATTCAGGAAGCACTGACTTCTGCTGGATATACGCCCCTTACTTTTTTCTCGTTTACTCCTGTCGGACTGGTTTGTGTGGCTGTCGGATTGGTGGTACTGATTCCATTGAGCAAAATTTTTCTGACCAAGAAAGGCGATAAGGACCGTAAGGGCAAAAAGAATAAATCACTGAAAGAGCTGGCAGGAGAGTACCAACTGTTCCAGAACTTGTGTCGGGTACGAGTGGAGAGTAGATCACCTTTAACAGGAAAGACCATACAGGAACTGGGTATTCCACAGCGTTATAATGTGGGTATAATGGAGGTTCGCCGTCAGTCATCTTCTTCGCGCCGTCATTTCTTTAAGACGATGAGTCAGGAAATGGCTGCTGCTGATACCATTATTCAGGAGAATGATATTCTGTATGTACTGGGTGATTTTACGAATGTGGAGCGCTTTGCAGAAGAAAATACATTGAAGTTACTGGATACGCATGATGCAGAAGGCGCCGTAGAATCAAAGAGTGATGAACTTGAATTCACAGAAATCGGTATTGCTGAGATTGTATTGATGCCTGCTTCTAACCTGGTCAATAAGCCGGTAAAGGATTCTGGTTTCAGAGAGAAATATGGGGTGAATATTCTGGGTATCCAACGCAAACGTCAGTATATCCTGAAGAATCTGAAGGATGAAAAGATGCATTCGGGGGATGTGCTGTTGGTGCAAGGGACATGGGAGAATATAGCGCGTTTGAGTGAAGATCCCTCTGATTGGGTAGTACTCGGACAACCGCTTGCTGAGGCTGCCAAAGTAACCTTGAATCATAAAGCACCTGTTGCCGCCATTATCATGTTGGGAATGGTGGTAATGATGATGTTCGATTTCATCCCTGTCGTTCCGGTAACGGCAGTAATGATTGCAGGTTTGCTGATGGTGCTTACCGGCTGTTTCCGAAATGTGGAAGCGGCATATAAAACTATTAACTGGGAAAGTATTGTTCTGATTGCCGCTATGTTGCCTATGTCGTTGGCGCTGGAAAAGACCGGAGCTTCCGAATTGGTGTCCCAATCGCTGGTAAACGGGCTAGGTAGTTACGGACCTTATGTGTTATTAGCAGGTATTTATTTCACCACTTCGCTGATGACTATGTTTATTAGTAATACGGCTACGGCAGTACTTCTTGCACCGATTGCGCTTCAGTCTGCCATACAGTTGGATTTGAGTCCGTATCCATTCCTATTTGCCGTAACCGTGGCAGCCAGTATGTGTTTTGCTTCTCCGTTTTCAACTCCGCCCAATGCATTGGTGATGCCTGCAGGACGTTATACATTCATGGATTATGTTAAAGTAGGTTTGCCTTTACAGATAATTATGGGAATTGTGATGATCTTTGTGCTCCCGTTATTGTTCCCGTTTTAA
- a CDS encoding Fic family protein: MKPIFNDEQQKRASFILESPLAKLSELYSNEIKDLAVVWCYYSGKIEGNTYTYVETEALLKDGITSEKKYEDAKMLKNLYNTFISELEYINKGRNQEAIDERTLFRIHQSIATGLVSNEEAGSLRTRAVRISGTEYIPPKNQQEIKGKLNEILFQQEKYTNPLEKAVYLHCNIARLQPFIDGNKRTARMIESIALMNADIIPVYSAKDSDILNYRKGLIAFYETEDYGRYTDYFLNRQIERIKEIG, translated from the coding sequence ATGAAACCAATATTCAACGATGAACAACAGAAAAGGGCTTCTTTTATTTTAGAAAGTCCTTTGGCTAAGTTATCAGAACTTTACTCTAATGAGATAAAGGACTTGGCGGTGGTTTGGTGTTACTATTCCGGAAAAATAGAAGGCAATACTTATACTTACGTTGAAACGGAAGCACTATTAAAAGATGGCATAACTTCCGAAAAGAAGTATGAAGATGCCAAGATGCTTAAAAATCTCTACAATACTTTCATTTCTGAACTGGAATATATCAATAAAGGAAGGAATCAAGAAGCCATAGACGAGCGTACTCTTTTCAGAATACATCAATCTATTGCGACGGGATTGGTATCTAATGAAGAAGCAGGTTCGTTAAGAACACGTGCTGTTCGTATCAGCGGAACGGAGTATATTCCACCTAAGAATCAGCAAGAAATAAAAGGTAAACTTAACGAGATTCTTTTTCAGCAAGAAAAGTATACTAATCCGTTAGAAAAAGCCGTCTATTTACATTGTAATATTGCTCGTCTGCAACCTTTCATTGACGGAAATAAACGAACTGCAAGAATGATAGAAAGCATTGCATTAATGAACGCTGACATTATTCCAGTATATTCTGCGAAAGACTCAGATATTCTGAACTACAGGAAAGGATTGATAGCGTTTTATGAAACGGAGGATTATGGTAGATATACTGACTATTTTCTGAATAGGCAGATAGAGAGGATTAAAGAAATAGGATAA
- a CDS encoding DUF3320 domain-containing protein has protein sequence MGNDNTITGTFNGTIHLEYLPCINYAMIHNHVPSCNFCELMNSDEVDWNNIKVSIDGELIKHSESILEVIPHGQNIQINNLEISPESGKLIELTEGIDTIFHLVITISGEIAHQQTFPIKLMAYDQWTGSRIMPELLATFVTPNHPILSRISVKASQFLEKWTGNSALDEYQTQDPNRVRAQVAAIYEALRSESLIYSTVPASFETSGQRIRLVDNVLTSKLGTCIDLTLLYASCLEANGIHPLLVLLKGHILVGAWLTEDIYHQTVGDDASFLLKGSANGISDIVLVETTALASSQNISFEEAATMAQRELKEENRFELFIDVYRCRLDKIRPLPQRINHNGEWQIENSGIEHENVTQRIHQLDRYEIKLEDSKDEITKQIIWERKLLDFSLRNNLINIRLGRRVIPFISFEIDHLEDHLQAGENYQILSNPAKSKIEPGETGLYDSSLWKENLEELVISELRNKKLRSYLTESELQNSLKFVYRTSRTAIEENGANSLFLVLGILKWYESSKSVKPRFAPILLLPVDIVRRGGSSGYIIRTRDEEIILNITLVELLKQQFSVNLSGLNPLPKDDSGVDVKKIFATIRTCIRNMKGWDVVEESMLGLFSFNKFVMWNDIHTNADKLKENAIIASLMENRIQWQDTVPEIDAREIDRNLEPIHFAIPVDVDSSQLEAVIESGEGKSFILHGPPGTGKSQTITNMIANALYKGKRVLFVAEKMAALSVVQNRLTKIGLDPFCLELHSNKVTKSHFLAQLQKAIEVIHIQSPAEFESTSKQLFERRKKLIDYMEALHHPHASGFSLYDCITNYLSIQGDELSIDFSLLPPITKNQLADFYEKIQELDTVFQITGHPQDHPLKGLEPYDTSIESSQKLQAGIRRFINLFTSITANRKLLSNSLEISIPDNWNGINWMGKICNRLLSIPYLNKTLLEMGGNTDLIEEWKNVVLSGRKRDQLQTELGKDYAPQILEENAFALQQEWKAIELKWFLPKFFARRSYLKKLRLYNTSLQAVQIPSLLEKLNAYQKNNKIIQEQSSELSSSFGFLGRKNKEKWDDIDSILKSLPTIYNTLSEYAVIVQQPFAEVLNQFANKISIDWNAFQQSNENTFRQLIDTSNELNTVLNEIKGLCNIQLPDNNLEMKLPVLLNTWLTHFNKIKDWGQWCIRKRELESLHLTVVIDYITDKHKSGSEASDAYMKGIYHQLALKTIDADETLRLFNGLLFEEMISKYKQLTVDFQELSKKELYCKLAAKIPSLTMEAASSSEIGILKRNISNGGRGTSIRRIIDQIPTLLPKLCPCMLMSPISVAQYIDLNTEKFDLVIFDEASQMPTSEAVGAIARGNALVVVGDPKQMPPTSFFSSSQVDEEEAEFDDMESILDDCISLSIPSRYLTWHYRSKHESLIAFSNSQYYNGKLYTFPSVDDRISKVRLVQVDGTYDKGRTRSNHAEAEAIVKEILNRLRTSEVPEKSIGVVSFSQVQQNLIEDMLIEELNKYPELEEKAFQSNEPIFIKNLENVQGDERDIILFSIGYGPDRNGNVSMNFGPLNNQGGERRLNVAVSRARYEMIIFSTLRSEQIDLKRTKSKGVEGLKRFLEFAERGTSPIPAIQLQNLQQSNLIALIAQELTQRGYKVDTLVGRSNFKVDLAIVNPLQPDTYILGILCDGKNYYETKTTRDREIVQPNVLQMLRWNVMRVWSVDWFEHKEHVVERIIKKLEDLKNTKVEEQPPLPTENNVLKTFSIENEPVVELVNNREREYIFADLPNIGYSTDIDTVMASSYQVKKQLQQIVKIEQPITNTLLYKKILRIWNLTRVTTRLQVFIDSLLEDAYKDPLSGDTIIYWEDKEKAKDCDFYRINSKRDILDIPILEVMSAARYAIEQQISMPTEDLKRLTSQLLGFSRKGNNLDMVTEHTIQLLIDKGIFSHANGMVSMNN, from the coding sequence ATGGGAAACGACAACACAATTACAGGCACCTTCAATGGAACAATCCACCTGGAATACCTGCCATGCATCAATTATGCAATGATACACAACCATGTGCCTTCATGCAATTTCTGCGAACTCATGAACAGTGATGAAGTCGATTGGAACAATATCAAAGTTTCAATAGATGGAGAACTTATTAAGCACTCAGAGAGTATTCTCGAAGTCATTCCGCACGGACAGAACATTCAAATCAACAACCTGGAAATATCACCTGAAAGTGGAAAATTAATCGAATTGACAGAAGGCATCGATACTATCTTTCATCTGGTTATTACGATTTCCGGTGAGATAGCCCATCAGCAAACATTTCCCATCAAACTGATGGCATACGATCAGTGGACCGGTTCCAGGATTATGCCCGAACTCTTAGCTACATTTGTTACTCCCAATCATCCCATACTTTCAAGAATAAGCGTAAAAGCCTCACAATTCCTCGAAAAGTGGACCGGAAACTCTGCCTTAGACGAATATCAGACACAGGACCCCAACCGAGTACGTGCACAGGTAGCTGCTATTTATGAAGCTCTCCGGTCTGAGTCTTTAATATATTCTACGGTTCCAGCCAGCTTTGAAACTTCGGGGCAGCGTATCCGCTTGGTAGATAATGTACTCACCAGTAAACTAGGTACATGTATAGACCTAACTTTACTCTATGCTTCCTGTCTGGAAGCCAATGGCATTCATCCTCTTTTAGTCTTGTTGAAAGGACATATATTGGTAGGTGCATGGCTTACAGAAGATATTTATCATCAAACCGTAGGCGATGATGCTTCTTTTCTACTCAAAGGGAGTGCAAATGGTATCAGCGACATTGTATTAGTAGAGACAACCGCACTGGCATCTTCCCAAAACATTTCATTTGAAGAAGCTGCTACAATGGCTCAGAGAGAACTCAAAGAAGAAAACAGATTCGAGCTGTTTATTGATGTATATAGGTGCAGACTGGATAAAATCCGTCCATTGCCACAACGCATAAATCATAACGGTGAATGGCAAATAGAAAACAGTGGAATAGAACATGAGAATGTAACCCAAAGAATACACCAACTGGACCGGTATGAAATAAAACTGGAGGACAGCAAAGATGAAATAACCAAGCAAATCATTTGGGAAAGAAAACTACTGGACTTTTCTCTACGCAATAATCTGATCAACATCCGGCTTGGCAGAAGAGTTATACCATTCATATCTTTCGAAATTGATCATCTGGAAGATCATCTGCAAGCTGGAGAAAACTACCAGATATTATCCAATCCCGCTAAAAGTAAAATAGAACCGGGTGAGACAGGGCTCTATGATTCTTCTTTATGGAAAGAGAATTTGGAAGAATTAGTAATCAGCGAGCTGAGAAACAAAAAACTCCGTTCTTATCTGACAGAAAGCGAACTACAAAACTCACTCAAATTTGTATACCGTACATCGCGAACCGCCATTGAAGAAAATGGTGCCAATTCATTATTCCTCGTTTTAGGAATCTTGAAGTGGTACGAGTCTTCTAAGAGTGTGAAACCACGCTTTGCTCCTATCTTGCTATTACCGGTAGATATTGTGCGTCGTGGAGGCTCAAGCGGATATATCATTCGCACCAGAGACGAAGAAATTATATTGAATATAACGCTCGTCGAACTATTGAAACAACAATTCAGCGTTAATCTTTCCGGATTGAATCCGTTGCCAAAAGATGATAGTGGCGTAGACGTAAAAAAGATATTCGCTACAATTCGCACCTGCATCCGTAATATGAAAGGTTGGGATGTAGTGGAAGAATCCATGTTGGGGTTATTCTCATTCAACAAGTTTGTCATGTGGAACGATATTCATACCAATGCAGACAAGTTGAAAGAGAATGCCATTATAGCCAGTCTGATGGAAAATCGTATTCAATGGCAGGATACGGTTCCGGAGATTGACGCCAGAGAAATAGACAGAAATCTTGAACCTATCCATTTTGCCATTCCTGTTGATGTTGATTCTTCGCAGCTGGAAGCCGTCATTGAATCAGGAGAAGGAAAGAGCTTCATATTGCATGGCCCTCCGGGAACCGGCAAATCGCAGACCATTACTAATATGATAGCCAATGCCCTGTACAAAGGAAAACGTGTGCTGTTTGTAGCAGAAAAAATGGCGGCACTTTCTGTTGTACAAAACCGTCTGACCAAGATAGGATTAGATCCGTTCTGTCTGGAACTACATTCCAATAAAGTCACTAAATCCCACTTTTTAGCTCAGCTTCAGAAAGCTATAGAAGTCATTCACATCCAGTCTCCAGCCGAGTTTGAAAGCACTTCAAAGCAATTATTTGAGCGTAGAAAGAAATTAATCGATTATATGGAAGCATTGCATCACCCCCATGCTTCCGGTTTCTCTCTCTACGATTGCATTACAAACTATTTATCAATACAGGGAGATGAATTGTCTATCGACTTTTCTCTGTTGCCCCCCATCACCAAGAATCAACTGGCAGACTTTTACGAAAAGATCCAAGAACTGGATACAGTTTTTCAGATAACAGGGCATCCGCAAGACCACCCGTTAAAGGGACTGGAACCATACGATACTTCCATAGAAAGCTCTCAGAAACTACAAGCCGGAATCAGGCGCTTTATAAATTTATTCACTTCGATTACCGCTAACAGAAAGTTGCTTTCAAATAGTCTGGAAATCTCGATACCTGATAATTGGAATGGGATCAACTGGATGGGCAAGATATGTAACCGGCTTCTATCCATCCCATATCTGAATAAAACGTTATTGGAAATGGGTGGTAATACCGACTTGATAGAAGAATGGAAAAATGTTGTCTTGTCCGGTCGTAAACGAGACCAGTTACAAACTGAACTAGGTAAAGACTATGCACCCCAAATTCTAGAAGAAAATGCATTTGCCCTTCAGCAAGAATGGAAAGCTATCGAATTGAAATGGTTCTTACCCAAATTCTTTGCCAGACGTTCTTATCTGAAAAAGCTCAGACTTTACAATACGAGTTTGCAAGCGGTACAAATACCAAGCCTGTTAGAAAAGCTAAATGCTTATCAAAAGAATAATAAAATCATTCAGGAACAATCTTCCGAATTATCATCTTCTTTCGGCTTCTTAGGAAGAAAGAACAAAGAGAAATGGGATGATATTGATTCTATACTTAAGAGTCTTCCGACGATTTACAATACTTTATCGGAATATGCAGTAATCGTTCAACAACCATTTGCAGAAGTTCTGAATCAATTTGCAAATAAAATCAGCATTGACTGGAACGCATTCCAGCAGTCTAATGAAAATACATTCAGGCAACTAATCGATACATCCAACGAGTTGAATACGGTCCTCAATGAAATAAAAGGTTTATGCAACATACAACTGCCGGATAATAATCTTGAAATGAAACTACCGGTTCTACTGAATACTTGGTTGACTCACTTCAATAAAATAAAAGACTGGGGACAATGGTGCATCCGTAAGAGAGAATTGGAATCCCTGCATTTAACTGTAGTTATCGACTATATAACAGATAAGCATAAAAGCGGATCGGAAGCTTCTGATGCGTATATGAAGGGCATTTATCACCAATTAGCTCTAAAAACCATTGATGCAGATGAAACTTTACGTCTTTTCAACGGATTGCTATTTGAGGAAATGATCAGCAAATACAAACAGTTGACCGTAGATTTTCAGGAGTTGAGTAAAAAGGAACTATACTGTAAATTAGCAGCCAAAATACCATCACTGACAATGGAAGCCGCCTCCAGTTCCGAAATAGGAATTCTAAAAAGGAACATTTCAAACGGAGGACGCGGCACATCTATCCGGAGAATTATAGACCAGATACCAACTCTGCTGCCCAAGTTATGTCCATGCATGTTGATGAGTCCGATATCAGTGGCTCAGTATATCGATCTGAATACAGAGAAGTTCGATCTTGTTATTTTCGATGAAGCATCACAGATGCCTACCAGCGAGGCAGTCGGTGCAATAGCCCGCGGTAACGCATTAGTCGTAGTAGGCGACCCCAAGCAAATGCCTCCGACAAGTTTCTTCTCCTCTTCACAAGTAGACGAGGAAGAAGCTGAATTTGACGATATGGAGAGCATTCTGGATGATTGCATCTCGTTATCCATTCCATCCCGTTATCTGACCTGGCACTATCGGAGCAAACACGAAAGTCTGATTGCTTTCAGTAATTCTCAGTATTACAATGGAAAGCTATATACTTTTCCTTCTGTGGATGACAGGATTTCAAAAGTACGTTTAGTTCAGGTAGATGGTACGTATGATAAAGGACGTACACGCAGCAATCATGCCGAAGCGGAAGCCATTGTGAAAGAAATACTGAACCGGCTACGTACATCTGAAGTTCCCGAAAAAAGTATAGGTGTCGTATCTTTCAGCCAGGTACAGCAAAATCTAATAGAAGATATGCTCATTGAGGAGCTGAACAAATATCCTGAATTGGAAGAAAAAGCTTTCCAAAGTAATGAACCTATTTTCATCAAAAATCTGGAGAATGTACAAGGTGATGAACGGGATATTATTCTTTTCTCTATAGGATACGGTCCGGACAGGAATGGCAATGTATCTATGAATTTCGGACCATTGAATAATCAAGGTGGCGAGCGTCGTCTGAATGTAGCCGTATCGCGTGCACGTTATGAGATGATTATCTTCTCAACCTTACGCTCCGAACAAATAGATTTGAAACGTACAAAGTCCAAAGGTGTGGAAGGCCTAAAGAGGTTCCTTGAATTTGCAGAACGCGGCACCTCACCTATTCCGGCCATCCAACTACAGAACCTGCAACAAAGTAATCTTATTGCTTTAATTGCACAGGAACTTACTCAGCGCGGTTATAAAGTGGACACTCTGGTAGGACGGTCAAACTTTAAGGTGGATTTAGCGATTGTCAATCCGTTGCAACCGGATACATATATTCTGGGAATATTGTGTGACGGCAAAAACTATTATGAAACCAAGACTACAAGGGACCGTGAAATAGTACAACCGAATGTTTTGCAGATGCTCCGCTGGAATGTAATGCGTGTATGGTCCGTCGACTGGTTTGAGCATAAGGAGCACGTCGTGGAGCGCATTATCAAAAAGCTGGAAGATTTAAAAAACACAAAAGTAGAAGAACAGCCTCCTCTTCCGACAGAGAATAATGTTCTGAAAACATTCAGTATAGAGAATGAACCTGTTGTAGAGTTAGTGAACAATCGAGAAAGAGAGTATATATTTGCTGACTTGCCCAATATAGGCTACAGTACAGATATCGATACCGTAATGGCTTCCTCCTATCAGGTTAAAAAACAACTTCAACAAATAGTCAAGATTGAACAACCTATAACAAATACTCTGCTATATAAAAAAATATTACGAATTTGGAATCTAACAAGAGTTACCACCCGTCTACAGGTATTTATCGACAGTCTTCTTGAAGATGCATATAAAGACCCCTTATCAGGAGATACTATAATTTACTGGGAGGATAAAGAGAAAGCTAAAGACTGCGACTTTTACCGCATCAACTCCAAACGCGACATTCTGGATATTCCAATCCTGGAAGTAATGAGTGCCGCCCGCTATGCCATAGAACAACAGATATCCATGCCGACAGAAGATCTGAAACGGCTGACTTCCCAACTTCTTGGTTTCAGTAGGAAAGGAAACAATTTAGATATGGTAACGGAGCATACTATACAATTGCTGATTGATAAAGGAATATTCAGCCACGCGAACGGAATGGTATCCATGAACAATTAG